In Hasllibacter sp. MH4015, the following proteins share a genomic window:
- a CDS encoding GFA family protein — MSVNASCHCGAVQLRVTLSDGIASARRCDCSMCRMRGAVAVSAPLDGLEIVQGADHLTLYQFNTRVAEHYFCKTCGIYTHHRRRSNPNEYGVNLACIEGMSPFDLAEIIVHDGHSHPSDGGPKDGVAGILRYEANR, encoded by the coding sequence ATGAGCGTCAACGCCTCCTGCCATTGCGGTGCCGTGCAGCTGCGCGTGACCCTGTCAGACGGCATCGCCTCCGCCCGGCGTTGCGATTGTTCGATGTGCCGGATGCGCGGGGCCGTGGCCGTCTCCGCCCCACTCGACGGGTTGGAGATCGTGCAGGGCGCCGATCACCTGACGCTTTACCAATTCAACACCCGCGTCGCGGAGCATTACTTCTGCAAGACCTGCGGCATCTACACCCATCACCGGCGACGGTCGAACCCCAACGAATACGGCGTCAACCTGGCGTGTATCGAAGGGATGTCCCCCTTCGATCTGGCTGAGATCATCGTCCATGACGGCCACAGCCACCCGTCGGATGGGGGGCCAAAGGACGGTGTGGCGGGCATCCTGCGGTACGAGGCGAACCGATGA
- a CDS encoding acyl-CoA dehydrogenase family protein, translated as MDLAFSPEQQAFQSEVRAFLAEALPPEIAARVGRGEEPTRDDMERWHAILNDKGWLAGTWPEAFGGQGWGPIELHIFEEECALANAPRIVPFGLKMLGPVLMKFGTAEQQAEYLPRILDGRDWWCQGYSEPGAGSDLASLKTRADRDGDHYIVNGQKTWTTLGQFANRIFCLVRTKFDGKPQEGISFLLIDLDTAGIEMRPIRLIEGGYEVNEVFFTDVRVPVENLVGEENAGWTIAKYLLGHERTNIAGTGFSVQAFAQLKSLARQVTRGGKPLIQNPLFAARMASLEAELDAMRLTNMRMLSKAAAGGRLTAEPSMLKIKGTVIRQAINDLSRRALGPAAAPFPSEDLDNLAIAPPGHAHNAAGYFNNRKISIYGGSNEIQRNILAKGMMGR; from the coding sequence ATGGATCTGGCTTTTTCACCGGAACAACAGGCCTTTCAATCCGAGGTCCGTGCCTTTCTGGCCGAGGCCTTGCCGCCCGAGATTGCTGCGCGTGTCGGACGCGGTGAAGAGCCCACACGCGACGATATGGAGCGCTGGCACGCGATCCTGAACGACAAGGGTTGGCTGGCCGGGACCTGGCCGGAGGCGTTCGGTGGCCAAGGCTGGGGCCCGATCGAGTTGCACATCTTCGAGGAGGAATGCGCGCTTGCCAACGCCCCCCGGATCGTGCCGTTCGGCCTGAAAATGCTGGGGCCCGTGCTGATGAAATTCGGCACGGCTGAGCAACAGGCGGAGTATCTGCCGCGCATCCTCGATGGTCGGGATTGGTGGTGTCAGGGCTATTCCGAACCCGGCGCGGGGTCCGATCTGGCCAGCCTCAAGACCCGGGCGGACCGCGACGGCGACCATTACATCGTCAACGGCCAGAAGACCTGGACCACGCTTGGCCAATTCGCCAATCGCATCTTCTGCCTCGTGCGGACCAAGTTCGACGGCAAACCGCAGGAGGGGATTTCGTTCCTGCTGATCGACCTCGACACCGCCGGGATCGAGATGCGCCCGATCCGCCTGATCGAGGGGGGATATGAGGTCAACGAGGTCTTTTTTACCGATGTCCGCGTGCCCGTCGAAAACCTTGTGGGGGAGGAGAATGCGGGTTGGACCATCGCCAAGTATCTGCTTGGCCACGAACGCACCAACATCGCCGGGACCGGGTTTTCCGTTCAGGCCTTCGCGCAGCTCAAATCCCTCGCGCGGCAAGTGACGCGCGGCGGCAAGCCGTTGATCCAGAACCCTCTTTTCGCCGCGCGCATGGCGAGCCTGGAGGCGGAGCTGGACGCGATGCGGCTGACCAACATGCGGATGCTGTCCAAAGCGGCGGCGGGCGGGCGGCTGACGGCTGAGCCGTCGATGCTCAAGATCAAGGGCACCGTGATCCGGCAGGCGATCAACGACCTGTCGCGCCGCGCCCTTGGCCCGGCCGCCGCCCCCTTCCCGTCCGAGGATCTGGATAACCTCGCCATCGCGCCACCGGGCCACGCGCACAATGCGGCGGGATATTTCAACAATCGCAAGATTTCCATCTACGGCGGCTCGAACGAAATCCAGCGCAACATCCTGGCCAAGGGGATGATGGGCCGATGA
- a CDS encoding iron-sulfur cluster assembly accessory protein, which yields MSLPPKVTDRAFARLAEINEDADTPKALRVAVEGGGCSGFQYEIKLDAPADDDLVLEGNGQKVVVDSVSLPFLTDAVIDFTEELIGARFTIENPNATSSCGCGTSFSM from the coding sequence CTGAGCTTGCCCCCCAAAGTGACCGACCGCGCCTTCGCGCGCCTGGCCGAGATCAATGAAGACGCCGATACGCCCAAGGCCTTGCGCGTGGCGGTGGAAGGGGGCGGATGTTCCGGGTTCCAGTACGAGATCAAGCTGGATGCACCGGCGGATGACGATCTGGTGCTGGAAGGAAACGGCCAGAAGGTGGTCGTCGACAGCGTCTCCCTGCCGTTCCTAACCGATGCGGTGATCGACTTCACCGAGGAACTGATCGGCGCTCGCTTCACGATCGAGAACCCCAACGCCACCTCGTCCTGCGGCTGCGGCACGTCGTTTTCCATGTAA
- the choW gene encoding choline ABC transporter permease subunit, producing the protein MSWWSDLRAWWAEDGIAECTFPNDPDVTGPVSFLTECKLRIGDAAETAFEWMQSSFSGVFDLIAVGLEAMIEAILALLQEPPNTSWISEIRLRDASFLYPPEYHPFLIIAIFAGLAYWLHRGWKVPLLVVVGFLFIVNQGYWEETTESLTLVLSACVVCMAVGVPIGILVAHKPRLYAAMRPVLDLMQTLPTFVYLIPAIVFFGIGMVPGLIATVIFVVPAPIRLTHLGISSTPKALLEAAEAFGASNRQKLWKVELPYALPQIMAGLNQTIMLSLSMVVIAALVGADGLGVPVVRALNQVNTGLGFEAGLIIVVVAIVLDRALRIKT; encoded by the coding sequence ATGAGCTGGTGGAGCGATCTGCGCGCCTGGTGGGCGGAGGACGGCATTGCGGAATGCACCTTCCCCAACGACCCCGATGTGACCGGTCCCGTCAGCTTCCTCACCGAATGCAAACTGCGCATCGGCGACGCTGCGGAAACCGCATTCGAATGGATGCAGAGCAGCTTTTCCGGCGTCTTCGATCTGATCGCCGTGGGGCTGGAGGCGATGATCGAAGCCATCCTAGCCCTTCTGCAGGAGCCGCCAAATACGAGCTGGATCTCCGAAATCCGTCTTCGCGATGCCAGTTTCCTCTACCCGCCCGAATACCACCCGTTTCTCATCATCGCGATCTTCGCGGGCCTTGCCTATTGGCTCCACCGCGGCTGGAAAGTGCCGCTGCTGGTCGTGGTGGGGTTCCTCTTCATCGTCAACCAGGGCTATTGGGAGGAGACGACCGAAAGCCTCACCCTCGTCCTCTCGGCCTGCGTCGTCTGCATGGCCGTGGGCGTACCCATCGGCATCCTCGTCGCCCACAAACCGCGCCTTTACGCGGCGATGCGACCGGTGCTCGACCTCATGCAGACGCTGCCAACCTTCGTCTATCTTATCCCCGCCATCGTCTTTTTCGGCATAGGCATGGTGCCCGGCCTGATCGCCACGGTGATCTTCGTCGTCCCCGCCCCGATCCGCCTGACGCATCTGGGCATTTCCTCCACGCCCAAGGCGCTGCTGGAAGCGGCGGAGGCGTTCGGCGCGTCCAACCGGCAAAAGCTCTGGAAGGTGGAGCTTCCCTACGCCCTGCCGCAGATCATGGCGGGGTTGAACCAGACCATCATGCTGTCGCTCTCCATGGTCGTGATCGCAGCGCTCGTGGGGGCAGACGGGCTTGGCGTGCCGGTCGTTCGCGCGCTCAACCAGGTGAATACGGGGCTGGGGTTCGAGGCGGGGCTGATCATCGTCGTCGTCGCGATCGTTCTGGACCGCGCATTGAGGATCAAGACATGA
- a CDS encoding low temperature requirement protein A translates to MHAFLERLAPTSCLRNRDSGPHLKVSTVELFFDLVYVFTIIQLSHYLLEHQTWLGALEAATLFAGVWWAWNYTAWAANWIDPDKLQGRVLMLVLMACALMMAVAIHYAFGYRAWLFAIAYVAMALIRAFYMAAVMRDTQMGQNYWQLGMWSVLSGVFWIAGALIEPLRLPLWIIAVLIDYAGPYAGFFVPNHGRTPMETWTLKGLHLLERNQLIFIIALGESILLLGGTMVGADLTAPLFLTAAIGFALIVSMWWLYFVHSGEAGEEAFHSAEQQAKLARAGLAYAHGIMVCGAIVVAVAIEVIVAHPTDAVYLPSILIACAGPMIFMVGNILFRRTLGRRIPWTYAVPFVAMPIVGWLVHSTHASGIVLGLGMLVVMLPVALANPDRPVAGEAAS, encoded by the coding sequence ATGCACGCCTTCCTAGAACGGCTCGCGCCGACCTCTTGCCTGCGCAACAGAGACAGCGGTCCGCACCTGAAAGTTTCGACCGTCGAGCTGTTTTTCGACCTCGTTTACGTCTTCACCATAATCCAATTGTCCCACTACCTGCTGGAACACCAGACATGGTTGGGGGCGCTGGAGGCGGCAACGCTGTTTGCCGGTGTCTGGTGGGCTTGGAACTACACGGCATGGGCGGCGAACTGGATCGACCCCGACAAATTGCAGGGTCGTGTGCTGATGCTTGTCCTGATGGCCTGCGCACTGATGATGGCCGTCGCCATCCACTACGCGTTCGGGTACCGCGCGTGGCTGTTCGCCATCGCCTACGTGGCAATGGCGCTGATCCGGGCCTTCTACATGGCCGCCGTCATGCGCGACACGCAGATGGGGCAGAATTACTGGCAATTGGGGATGTGGTCGGTCCTGTCGGGCGTCTTCTGGATCGCCGGGGCGTTGATCGAACCGCTGCGCCTGCCGCTTTGGATCATCGCGGTCCTGATCGACTATGCCGGACCCTATGCGGGCTTCTTCGTCCCAAATCACGGCCGCACGCCGATGGAAACATGGACATTGAAGGGCCTGCATCTGCTTGAGCGCAACCAGTTGATCTTCATCATCGCGCTTGGGGAGAGCATTCTTTTGCTGGGCGGCACGATGGTCGGGGCCGATCTGACGGCGCCCCTGTTCCTGACGGCGGCCATCGGATTCGCGCTGATCGTGTCGATGTGGTGGCTTTACTTCGTGCATTCCGGCGAGGCGGGGGAGGAGGCGTTTCATTCCGCCGAGCAACAGGCCAAGCTGGCGCGTGCGGGCCTGGCCTATGCCCACGGCATCATGGTGTGCGGGGCCATCGTTGTGGCCGTCGCTATCGAGGTGATCGTGGCCCATCCGACCGATGCCGTGTATTTGCCGTCCATTCTGATCGCCTGTGCAGGCCCGATGATCTTCATGGTCGGCAATATCCTGTTCCGCCGCACGCTGGGGCGGCGCATTCCGTGGACCTACGCCGTTCCTTTCGTGGCGATGCCAATCGTCGGGTGGCTGGTCCACAGCACCCATGCGTCGGGCATCGTGCTGGGCCTGGGGATGCTAGTCGTGATGCTGCCTGTCGCGCTGGCAAACCCGGATCGGCCGGTTGCAGGAGAGGCCGCATCGTGA
- the choX gene encoding choline ABC transporter substrate-binding protein, which produces MTFLRKTAVSALALTVSAGAAMADAHAECGTVTFSDVGWTDITATTAATTVVLEALGYETEILVLSVPVTYTSLAEGDVDIFLGNWMPTMEADIAPYREAGTVDTVRANLEGAKYTLATNAAGAALGITDFASIVEAIDELDAEIYGIEPGNDGNRLIMDMIEADAFGLSGFEVVESSEQGMLAQVARASDRDEPIVFLGWEPHPMNANFDLTYLEGGDEWFGPNLGGATVYTNTRAGYVEECANVGALLNNLEFSLAMENEIMGAILNDGEEPADAATAWIQANPDAVMAWLDGVTTFDGGDAAEAVSTALGL; this is translated from the coding sequence ATGACTTTCTTGCGCAAAACCGCCGTCAGCGCGCTGGCCCTTACCGTCAGCGCGGGCGCCGCGATGGCCGATGCCCATGCCGAATGCGGCACCGTGACCTTCTCGGATGTGGGATGGACGGACATCACCGCGACCACCGCCGCCACGACCGTCGTGCTGGAAGCCCTGGGATACGAGACCGAGATTCTCGTCCTGTCCGTCCCGGTCACCTACACCTCGCTGGCCGAAGGCGACGTCGACATCTTCCTCGGCAACTGGATGCCCACGATGGAGGCTGACATCGCCCCCTACCGTGAGGCCGGCACCGTCGACACCGTGCGCGCGAACCTCGAAGGCGCGAAATACACGCTCGCCACCAACGCCGCGGGCGCCGCGCTGGGTATCACCGATTTCGCCTCCATTGTGGAAGCCATCGACGAACTGGATGCGGAGATCTACGGGATCGAGCCCGGCAATGACGGCAACCGGCTCATCATGGACATGATCGAGGCCGACGCCTTCGGCCTGTCGGGGTTCGAGGTCGTGGAATCCTCCGAACAGGGCATGCTTGCCCAGGTCGCCCGCGCCTCCGACCGGGATGAGCCGATCGTCTTCCTCGGCTGGGAACCCCACCCGATGAACGCCAACTTTGACCTCACTTACCTTGAGGGCGGCGACGAATGGTTCGGCCCGAACCTGGGCGGCGCGACCGTCTACACCAACACCCGCGCGGGTTATGTGGAGGAATGCGCCAACGTGGGCGCGCTCCTGAATAATCTGGAATTCAGCCTCGCCATGGAAAACGAGATCATGGGCGCGATCCTGAATGACGGGGAAGAGCCCGCCGATGCCGCCACCGCTTGGATACAGGCCAACCCCGACGCGGTCATGGCATGGCTCGACGGCGTGACCACGTTCGACGGCGGTGATGCGGCCGAGGCTGTCAGCACGGCGCTGGGGCTGTAA
- the choV gene encoding choline ABC transporter ATP-binding protein, translated as MSTAVSFKDVCIMFGPRPARALKLADDGKTRSEIQRETEHVLGVHDCSLDVEAGEILVLMGLSGSGKSTLLRAVNGLNPVARGKVEVRDGDWSCTLPGTTKQDLRYLRQNCVSMVFQQFGLLPWRSVRENVGLGLELAGQNAASRNEAVERQLALVNLSEWADRKVGELSGGMQQRVGLARAFVTDAPILLMDEPFSALDPLIRSKLQDELLDLQRDLKRTIIFVSHDLDEAFKIGNRIAILEGGRIVQIGTPRQIFSEPATEYVAEFVSNMNPLGVLTARDVMQDIPSTAPRIPVEMPVKDILTRFAESPAPLAVEENGEVIGTVTTDSIAARLGA; from the coding sequence ATGAGCACGGCCGTTTCCTTCAAGGATGTTTGCATCATGTTCGGCCCGCGCCCGGCGCGCGCCCTGAAACTGGCCGATGACGGCAAGACCCGGTCGGAGATCCAGCGGGAGACCGAGCACGTGCTTGGCGTCCACGATTGTTCGCTCGACGTGGAGGCGGGGGAAATCCTTGTCCTGATGGGCTTGTCCGGGTCGGGGAAGTCCACGTTGCTGCGCGCGGTTAATGGCCTCAACCCGGTGGCGCGCGGCAAGGTGGAGGTGCGCGACGGCGATTGGTCCTGCACGCTCCCCGGCACCACGAAACAGGATTTGCGCTACCTTCGCCAGAACTGCGTGTCGATGGTGTTCCAGCAATTCGGCTTGCTGCCTTGGCGCAGTGTGCGAGAAAACGTGGGCCTGGGCCTGGAACTTGCAGGTCAGAACGCGGCGTCGCGCAATGAGGCGGTGGAACGTCAGCTGGCGCTGGTGAACCTCAGCGAATGGGCGGACCGCAAGGTGGGTGAGCTTTCGGGCGGCATGCAACAGCGCGTGGGTCTGGCCCGCGCATTCGTCACCGACGCGCCGATCCTGTTGATGGATGAACCGTTCTCCGCGCTTGATCCGCTGATCCGCTCGAAGTTGCAGGACGAACTGCTGGACCTGCAACGGGATCTGAAGCGCACCATCATTTTCGTGAGCCATGATCTGGACGAGGCGTTCAAGATCGGCAACCGCATCGCGATCCTTGAGGGCGGGCGCATCGTGCAGATCGGCACGCCGCGGCAGATCTTTTCGGAACCCGCCACCGAATACGTCGCCGAATTCGTGTCGAACATGAACCCCCTGGGAGTTCTGACCGCGCGCGACGTGATGCAGGACATCCCCAGCACCGCGCCCCGTATCCCCGTCGAGATGCCGGTGAAGGACATTCTGACCCGCTTCGCCGAAAGCCCCGCGCCATTGGCGGTAGAGGAGAATGGGGAGGTCATAGGCACCGTCACCACGGACAGCATCGCCGCCCGCCTCGGCGCCTGA
- a CDS encoding acyl-CoA dehydrogenase family protein, with product MNFEMSDDRRMLSDTLTRFLAEHCPVERRVDVAYDAPWHAPAAWDGLVELGTLYALADEGAGGMGGSGFDIAVVFEALGRALCPEPVLPALLAIRLLAAAGQDLDPLLTGTKYAIGIGELDAPYDLDGIKTQAVERDGTWHLTGRKSVVYGSAVADRLLIVARMGDALAVFAVDAPQAEVTPFGMIDGGPAGEVFLDETPATLVLRDARAAVEDAMEAGALALSAEALGAMEATMAALTDYLGTRKQFGQPLGAFQALQHRAIDLMIEVEQARSSVILAADALNGPDQSHRTSQAKHLVGKIARQVSEEAIQMHGGIGITWEYPVAHYAKRLVMIDHQLGDTDWHLERLMARLADA from the coding sequence ATGAATTTCGAGATGTCGGATGACCGTCGCATGCTGTCGGACACGTTGACCCGTTTCCTGGCAGAGCATTGCCCGGTGGAGCGTCGTGTGGACGTGGCCTATGACGCGCCGTGGCACGCGCCCGCGGCTTGGGACGGCTTGGTCGAGCTTGGCACGCTTTATGCCTTGGCCGATGAGGGCGCGGGCGGCATGGGCGGGTCCGGTTTCGACATCGCCGTGGTGTTCGAGGCGCTTGGCCGCGCGCTCTGCCCCGAACCGGTGCTGCCCGCATTGTTGGCCATTCGGTTGCTTGCGGCAGCGGGGCAAGACTTGGACCCGCTTCTGACCGGCACCAAATACGCAATCGGCATCGGCGAATTGGACGCGCCCTATGATCTGGACGGGATCAAGACCCAGGCTGTCGAGCGGGACGGCACCTGGCACCTGACGGGCCGCAAATCGGTCGTCTATGGCAGCGCGGTGGCGGATCGGCTGTTGATCGTGGCACGCATGGGCGACGCATTGGCCGTCTTCGCGGTCGACGCGCCGCAAGCCGAGGTGACGCCGTTTGGCATGATCGACGGCGGCCCGGCGGGGGAGGTTTTTCTGGACGAAACGCCCGCGACATTGGTGCTGCGCGATGCCCGCGCGGCGGTCGAGGACGCGATGGAGGCCGGTGCCCTGGCCCTCTCCGCCGAAGCCCTGGGCGCGATGGAGGCCACAATGGCCGCGCTGACCGACTACCTCGGCACCCGCAAGCAATTCGGCCAACCCCTCGGCGCGTTCCAGGCCCTGCAACACCGCGCGATCGACCTGATGATCGAGGTCGAACAGGCGCGATCCTCCGTCATTCTGGCCGCCGACGCCCTGAACGGGCCGGACCAGAGCCACCGCACCAGCCAGGCGAAACACCTGGTGGGGAAGATCGCGCGGCAGGTGAGTGAAGAGGCGATCCAGATGCATGGCGGGATCGGGATCACGTGGGAATACCCCGTGGCCCATTACGCGAAACGGCTGGTGATGATCGACCACCAGCTTGGCGATACCGATTGGCACCTGGAACGGTTGATGGCGCGGCTGGCGGACGCTTAA
- a CDS encoding deoxyguanosinetriphosphate triphosphohydrolase, with product MRAVYACDPMMTRGRLVAEEESAHRSPFQRDRDRIIHSSAFRRLKHKTQVFVEHEGDYFRTRLTHSLEVAQVARTMARALGLDEDLTETVALAHDLGHPPFGHTGEEALAALMAPYGGYDHNAQALRIVTHLERHYAEFDGLNLTWETLEGIAKHNGPVTPPLPWALEASCAGLDLELDTHASAEAQVAALADDIAYNHHDLHDGLRAELFSTDELAELPILDRCFAAVDARYPGLNYYRRRHEALRRFFGVLVEDVLANARAALNVVDPSSAQEIREAGRPIIRFSNGLFDDLKVIRTFLFKRMYRAPSVIVMRAEVTEVVEDLFPFFLQNPSDLPKQWRKDVEDVAGDATALARIVSDYISGMTDRFALESHQRLIGGPDRGTVKTPL from the coding sequence ATGCGCGCAGTCTATGCCTGCGATCCGATGATGACGCGCGGCCGCCTGGTGGCGGAGGAAGAAAGCGCCCACCGCTCTCCGTTTCAGCGGGACCGCGACCGGATCATCCATTCCAGCGCGTTTCGCAGGTTGAAGCACAAGACCCAGGTGTTCGTGGAGCATGAGGGCGATTATTTCCGGACCCGCCTGACCCATTCGCTAGAGGTTGCGCAGGTGGCCCGCACCATGGCCCGCGCCCTTGGGCTGGACGAGGATCTGACGGAAACGGTCGCGCTGGCCCACGATCTTGGCCACCCGCCATTCGGCCATACCGGGGAGGAGGCGCTGGCGGCGCTGATGGCCCCCTATGGTGGCTATGACCACAACGCGCAGGCCTTGCGGATCGTGACCCATCTGGAACGCCATTATGCCGAATTCGATGGCTTGAACCTCACCTGGGAAACCCTTGAAGGCATTGCGAAACACAACGGCCCGGTGACGCCGCCCTTGCCTTGGGCGCTGGAGGCGAGTTGCGCAGGGCTGGACCTTGAGCTGGACACCCATGCAAGCGCCGAGGCGCAGGTCGCGGCCCTGGCCGATGATATCGCCTATAATCACCACGATTTGCACGACGGGTTGCGGGCGGAGTTGTTTTCGACCGACGAGCTGGCCGAATTGCCGATCCTCGACCGGTGCTTTGCCGCCGTAGATGCCCGCTATCCGGGTCTGAACTACTACCGCCGCCGTCACGAGGCGTTGCGGCGCTTCTTCGGCGTCCTGGTGGAGGATGTGCTGGCCAATGCGCGGGCGGCGCTGAACGTTGTCGATCCATCCTCCGCTCAGGAAATCCGCGAGGCCGGGCGGCCGATCATCCGCTTTTCCAACGGCTTGTTCGACGACCTCAAAGTCATCCGGACATTTTTATTCAAACGCATGTACCGCGCGCCCTCGGTGATCGTGATGCGGGCGGAGGTGACAGAGGTGGTGGAGGATCTGTTTCCCTTCTTCCTGCAAAACCCGTCCGATTTGCCCAAGCAATGGCGCAAGGACGTGGAAGATGTGGCGGGCGATGCCACGGCGCTGGCGCGGATCGTGTCGGACTACATCTCCGGCATGACGGACCGCTTCGCGCTGGAAAGCCACCAAAGGTTGATCGGGGGGCCGGATCGCGGCACAGTGAAGACACCCCTCTAG
- a CDS encoding ion channel, protein MTASHDVRPVPALSEVAKTGGLMVAVIVHNLIYPISTWGGVWPAIFYAFYAAMFWAGAWVLTSDRGLRLAATVTSLAAFAAGIVNSYTPSPGAALAVYGTSIAHHLVILIVLTLYTFSRRKVFTEVILAATSLYLILGSVFAAIYGVIFWFDPGAFTSATGGEVGWQQLLYYSYVTLTTLGYGDVLPVGHVAQSMAAFQAIAGTLYTVLLLSRLVGMHTTGHSD, encoded by the coding sequence GTGACCGCAAGCCACGACGTTAGACCGGTGCCTGCGCTGTCGGAAGTGGCCAAGACCGGCGGCCTGATGGTCGCGGTCATCGTCCATAACCTGATCTACCCGATCAGCACGTGGGGCGGTGTTTGGCCCGCGATCTTCTACGCGTTCTATGCCGCGATGTTCTGGGCCGGGGCATGGGTTCTGACCTCGGATCGGGGCTTGCGCCTCGCCGCGACCGTCACGTCCCTTGCGGCGTTTGCAGCGGGCATCGTGAATTCCTACACCCCGTCGCCCGGGGCGGCGCTTGCCGTTTATGGGACGTCGATCGCGCATCACCTGGTGATCCTGATCGTGCTCACCCTCTACACATTTTCGAGGCGCAAGGTGTTCACGGAGGTCATCCTGGCGGCCACGTCGCTTTACCTCATCCTGGGATCGGTATTTGCCGCGATTTACGGGGTGATTTTCTGGTTCGATCCGGGCGCTTTCACCTCCGCCACCGGCGGGGAGGTCGGATGGCAGCAATTGCTCTATTACAGCTATGTCACGCTGACAACGTTGGGGTACGGGGATGTCTTGCCCGTGGGCCACGTCGCGCAATCCATGGCCGCGTTCCAGGCGATTGCCGGGACCCTTTACACGGTCTTGCTGCTGTCGAGATTGGTCGGGATGCACACAACCGGCCACTCCGACTGA